The genomic region AAACATGATTGTCGcgagtaaaataattttcaaaaggatttagatagatatatattttgaaatatgtCAATTTGGATtcattaattatattgttaACATATTGGGGAGGCCACATCACCTAAACGACACGACCTGATTGTTGCCACCACCATATAAGTAGTACTTATTTATAGATTTTTGAAATGCAATTGTCGCGGCGTCGTCATCTTGGCCTTGACGCTTCCCAAAATCGTATCGGCTTTTATATCCGCCTTTTATTGGgtacatatttatttgtttatttttacttttcatgCTATATTCACGACCGTCCAATTAAAGTAATTGCGCGGgcgcttttttaaccgactgtggcaaagccaaaaggcaGGGTTATAAACAAAGCCTTTTCGTTTTAAGagaagatctgtgctcagtTGTGAGGCGGCGAtagtttgatgatgatgagacaATTAAAAGCTCTTATGTGTACTTAGGCAACTTAGGAGACTTTAGTACTTacgagagtgaataggcatcttctaggtaaacctACCATCTTAGGCCACTTTCTATCACTTTCCATCTGGTGTGATTGTGATGAAGCGCTTGtctttgatgaaaaaaaaactcaagTATGTTTTGTTTGTACAGGTAATGGAGGCAGGTCAAATAGTAGAATGCGGCCACCCTCATGATCTCCTGCAGAAAGAAGATGGGCATTTCATTCGCATGGTTAAGCAGCTTGGCTCCGCGTCGGAGCAGAGCCTGCGTGAGCAAGCCCGAAACGCCTACATGCAACATATTAAATACGTAGACGCTGAAGACCAGCCTCAAGTTAAATAAACTACAGACAGTGCGCGAGAAGAGGACTTTCCTGTGAATGTGACCTATACTTAGTaagctgcgtacagaccggcccAACGAACGCCCTACGATGGATATTTATCGTTCGCTAGCGTTGGCTTCCGCACGCTCGTTGGAGTTCGTTAATACATCCAAATACATTTAGTGCTCGAACGAACGTTCGTTAGCACTTGATTCCGgttcttttctctttcattcgcaatttaatcatggacgacgacgacatcattataattgctagttttatataccaaaacgagttagcaagaacaagaaaaaaataacgaTAAGAAATATCCAAGTAATTATCAAATTAGACGTCTACACGCTACGCACTCTTGCTTCAACTGAGCGTTCGTTCGTTGGCCTTCGGCGACCGTCCAAACAGAGTTCGATCAAATAGCTCGATTTCTTTGATGTTACCGCCACGCTTCGGATCGCCGGCACACGCCAACGAGCGATCGTTGGCATTCGCTAAGCCGTCCAGATTGCAGCAACGAAGGTCAACGAAACCCGTTCGTTGGCGTTCGTttggccggtctgtacgcagcaGTAGATAAGGAGACAGTATATTGTCGTctgtcgataaattattattcggAAACTAAGATAACACGTCGCACATTGAAAACAAAAGTGACCCTATCCAAAATCTTGATTATTATGACCATTTAAAGATTTGCGTTTAGCTATTGAGCTTGACGTTTATAGTGATCTAGCGAAAGTTATCGAGACAACAGGgcctgttttaaaaaaaaatgtaaatcagTACTGCCAATTATTGGATAGTGCCATTTTTGTTCAATGTGCGAAGTTGTGCTAGATTTATTTGGTCGATATTTCTTTACCACTTGCCAgctgaaatgaaaataaaacaccgGGCCCTATGGCATAAAGACATTCAATTCGCGCGCTTATTCTACTACTTAATTTAttctacttaatataattaagaCATGTGGCTGGCAGTAAAAGAATTCACAATACAAGTATTTCAAAATTGTTTTATGCATACCTGCTCATAGTTTGTTTCCTTGTAACCTGAGATAAATGGTGTTTGCTATAATGgtccatacctacttaatttaattacaataatattttaatgtaatttaatattataatatttaaaaaacactATTAGGGTGCATCCATTTTAGTGTTTAAATTATCTTGAGAGATTTccactataaaatatatataaggaTCCAGCTTTACTCACTtgtttagtcgacgtaagccagACTAGTTTCGAACCGATCCGGGGTCCCTTTTCACAGGGACCCAGAGGGACGCGATAGATTCGACTTAACCGCGACGTGCTTGCGAGCTgagatgggttcgaaactagtcaggcTGAAGTCAACTAAACACGGGAGTAAAGCCAGATCCTTATATATTTATAAGGGTGAACCATGAATCCATTTTCGCACTGACGGCATTCAACACTTACCAACTGTACTTACAttcatttaaatgtaaatcTTGTAATGACAAAGTGATTATATTTAAACCCCTAACCAAAACCGCTGTGATTggtataatattacctatattggTATATAATTTAGTACTTACGTAAGTGATCACAGAGTAATGATTTCTCGAAATAATTGTCTATAGAGGTGATACAGAGTGTTTAAGTTTGTTAAGTAATTAGTGTAGGTATTTTGAATTGATATGTTAACTTATATATTGCTGTTACATTTTATGGGAAAATACCCTAAAGATGTATTTTGTATAAttgtaaacttatttttatacaaacgctttatcataaaataatacaaaagtgCCTAGCTATATAATTAGTAAATTTTTATACTTGAAAAACAGTACAACTGTCTAATAATATACTATTAAATTTCACCTATTTAACTAAATATTAGCAAAGAGCTCCTCAATTTTGATCCTTAATCTTGATCCTGTATgcaatattcaaataaattgctataaaataaattatttaggtaggtacctacttcaagcTTGTACAATTTgttaaatcattttattttcttgaaTAAAATGTTCAATCTGTTTGAATTTGCATTAAATATGACCGATTATTATTAACCATCAACccagaaattataataattgtacttaGTTTATATATATATCCATTTTTGtacatgtatattgtatattttgccaTTAGTACTTATTTTGGAGGTATATAAATGATTGCAGATTTGTAACAAAAATCTGTTCAAACTGAAAAATCTTTACTCTCAACCAATGGACCAAtgttagtacttacctaataatgaaaaacctacctattatttataaaatacaaaatagacATTAAAAGGCTTCAGCTATGTTTAAAACAAAAAGAAGcatatgtataaaattaaatgtgttcattcATAAGCATGCTGCATGCTATATTTTTACTGTCACAAAATTGGTGCaagtactataatataataacatgcATATTGTATACTCAATAAAAAcgaatattatgtataaatatttttatttgtattaactACTTAGTATCTTACACTTGAAGGTGCATTtagaatttattataaaatattacaaagacAGCAAGttcaatagtaatattattaattcctaagtaggtactccacAATGTATCCATATGAATGTATACtcaattttaaatgtttattaaatGTTTTTGATATATATCAGGACAATAAATGTTTTGCAAAAGGTTGTGTATTATTAAAATGAGCATTTGTAGCTGAATATATCATACTAGCTGAACTTTACCATTTTTGACCAAGTCTGCAATTGGTTTGTACTGCAGTATGTGTTGCGAGCCCTCTGGAAAAGAAAACAGGAGTATTTGATGTATCATAaaagcctcataagaaagctcataGCCACAGGAtagagctatgcttgaagtttgtctacatgatcaaatcagaaatgtgccaacagtaattaaaaataatggtgcACCAGTGTCATATTAAGTTTTACAGCTTCATAGAAcaccattttttaacccccgacccaagtttgacgtgtgtatctgtgtatcagtctgtgacatcgtagctcctaaactaatgaaccaattttaatttagtttttttttgtttgaaaggtggcttgaccgagtgttcttagctataatccaagaaaattggatcaaccgtttgaaagttatcagctcttttctagttactgtaaccttcacttgtcgggggtgttataaatatttaatttacacttttgttAAATCTAGCACTACAAaaaccatcaaacaagaaatgAAAAAGAGTAGGCACTTCATACATTTAATTCAATGGTATTTACCCTCTAAATCTATTTCTTCATCCTGATCACCTATCAAGTCTTCTAAAATAATTCCATGTATTGTGTCATTTGCTTTTAGGAAGATGTGAGATTGCATATTAGGATAAATAGCCATTTTATTCAGTTCAAACGTTCGCACATTACTAGGGACAAGATTCAATACTGTATCCTTCAAATGATTCTCCATATTCACTAAATATTCTTGAGCATACATCAATTCTGATGGTGTTAAGTAGTTTGTGCCAGATTCTATACGTTGTTTCTCATCGTTGACAAttgaaatacaatatttttctattttatttagtcTTGTCTTAAGATAATtgcaaataatatatttaattctaTTAAGTTCCATTTTATGGATCCACACACGAAGGTCTGTTTTGGGAAGCTTATTGATATTTCGTTCCATGTGCTGGATCTGTCCCAGCATGCATTCGACCATGTCGTTGCGGTGCGGAAGTATTTCCGGAGATAAACGCTCGTTTTGCCAAGCGCTTTGGAGTCTTTTCAAAACTGTTTCGGCTGTGATCTCGTCCTCCTCGTCACTTAAGTCTAGATCTTCGGTGTTCATACTTTTCGATAATACCAGTTCAGTCTAAAATACTCTTCAATAATTGTTATTCCATTAGAATTGAAGATTGCATTGagactttaaagtttaaactataAAACAGAAAACACAGTCATTATATCATCtgaatattattaggtatttataaattatatccgCGTCAACTTGACAGATGACAGCGACCACAGGGACTTTGTGAAATTCTATTGTCTATAGTCAACACTGACCTCTAATAtcacaagtacgctggacttgcgattgccaaCTGTTTTTTGAAGCAGCCTGATTATTGCCATCTTAGCGTCATGAGAGCGTGCTCGGACCGCTCGGAACTATGAACTAAAATGTTAAAGCCAAGACATCTATTAACTTAAAAACCATTTCACACGAAGAgttaattttaatcaaattttgATTTACGGTTCGCTCGGTgggcgcttcgaatcggcacaagAAATTACTGGCATTTTGTATGGCAACCTTTTTCAGCGTGcttgtcataataataatataattagtgatTATTTCAGAttgttacccgactacggcaaagccgaaaggaagggttaagtctatgtatgtgtgtatatatgtaaatatgtatgtatgtttgtatccagattctgtgtgttccaccgtagcgcctaaactactgggccgattttgatgaatgaggtgtcaatcgattctttgtaatggcccaggtgacatataaaattacatgaaatataaaattataaaaatacaggattcacttaaaaacaaagggcgaccttatgtAGGTACACTACAAGTACAGCACCAGCTACTAAGTACTACAAGAAGCATTAGGTCATACTCATAGGCCATAAGTTTACCGTCAAGTGTGCAGCGAACTTGAACTTTGAAGCGCGGCGCGCGGCCTCTTAAATTGATGGCCATAGCCGACACACATTCTTTAGAGTTCCCGGGGTCTCTTAATAGGTATGCGCTGAGGATTGCCACCGAAAGGATTTTAGTGGATAGAATTCTCACATAATCCGCTCCTCTCTTCCCAAAGAAATCTGGTATCTCAAGAAAATTCCCCACACCCTCCCCCCGTCAAAAAAAGGTTCTTCCGCCAATAGCGTTTCTGcgatacataggtactttttatagcTGTTAGTTGTTGTTGAATTAGTCCTTTCCACTTGCATGCAACATCATCAGTTATTATGAATAGGAATGGATAACAAATGGATTGTAGAGTTGACTCTGACACACCCGCTACCCGAgccgctaaggtgtggaatgcccttccgacGTCTCCGTGTTTTCTGCCACGTACCTACCTTCCTATAACCTAATTATATTTTCgcagcaagagtgaataggtacttGCTTTTTCTAGTCAGCACACTCTTACCCAGgcttcatcattgctttttactaAGTATGATTGAGCAGTGACAGCCTATTGGTTGGGACGTCGGCTTCGTATTCGAAAGGCCCGgcgttcgatcccgggcacgcacgtTTAACTTTTCCATAGAGAtagaatatataggtacctaaatttgAATTTTCCGAGTTAGTAGGTAACTATGTGCGTtcaagcatttaaatattacttgctattaacggtgaagaaaaatatcgtgagaaaacttacatgcctgagagttctccataatgttctcaaaggtgtgtgaagtctgcctatctCATCCGCACTTGGCTGTAGCGTGGTAGATATATATAGACATACTATGACCTATGAATATGGCCTGTAACAATAGCAGggtttctcattctgagagaagactcgtgctcagtagtgaaccggcccGGCGATGGATTGCTGATTATAAAAGCATGATCGCTGTCGAGAGCAAGTCTGtctagcaataaaataaaacatcacaAATTAGATCGACGTCAAAGGCCAAATTCTTGAGTCATTGATCTTTACCTGTCCCGAGGGGACTACTTATGGAAATCAACAAGTTACCTATAGCTGTGGTTATAAGTAGTCAGCTGAGTCATACTTTATTCCATACTACAGCCACCTACAgctattattacaaaaattgaAAGCTAATACGTGGGCCTTCATAGTTCGTACAAAGTAcctgtactattatgtattagTACTAAGTACTGAGCTAAGGCACAGAAATAAAATCGGTGGGGTCGCGAAAACATACGgctcaaatacctacttacatacctTAGAAGTATAAACAACAAGTCATTTGTAAGTAGCCATGAGTTAAGTATTCGGTAGGTATATGTTAGCTGTAATTACTATAGAGAAAataaactatattataaatattcaaGAATTTGCGATGCTGTTTGTGTATAATCTTGTTAGCAGACTTATATTTCCAGTGACTTACTTAGTGGTGCCGTAACTATATTAACCGACTTAAGGAAACTCAGGGAGGTATCGAAAAAGAAAAATGACATTAtgtttttatagattttttttctatatccaatacatgaaatatattatgttcaACTACTGTTTGCAAGGAGACAGTAgacaactcctcaaccctgatgcagGATGCTGCACAGGTACAGCACACCTTTCCCGTGGGGATTCAGAAACTGTATAGTGAATTAATACGGCAGGCAACGAACATAATTTGATCATTGAACTCCGAATTCTTGATGCTGCGGGGTAGTACAGCTCTCCTAAAGGGCGGGGATTCAGGAATGGTTGCTGGTAAAGTAACATTGTAGCTACCGagcacttcacacttcacaattGAACTCCAATTTATAATTGACTTCATAATTTAATTCTAAGTTTCACCTCAATTTTGACGCTACAATACTGCAGAAGCTGAAGGGAGCCAAGTGAGGAAGGGGACCAAACAGGTGAAGAAATATTAGATAGCAAAATATTAGGTTTGTAATATCATGACTTTCCAAGTGATCGCTGTTTTATGCTTGACCGTTGATTGCCATTTGCAGtagtttttaaataggtacctctTTGAGTTAGCGCCGACTTCAAAAACTACCCACATATATAGGTTTGGACGTTTTGTTCATTTGTTTAGAGTAAATTGGTttgaaagtaatttaatttatagtaaGCTTTTTCAGTGGGTTTCAGTTTTTTGAAATTGGgttcacgttttttttttaatttactgagTAACTATTTACCCACTTTATAATAATTCCCGTGCCTATATTATGTCTATGGGCCCGTGTCTATGGGTACGTCTACATTATTCATTTCCTACCG from Maniola jurtina chromosome 4, ilManJurt1.1, whole genome shotgun sequence harbors:
- the LOC123864243 gene encoding DNA replication complex GINS protein SLD5; its protein translation is MNTEDLDLSDEEDEITAETVLKRLQSAWQNERLSPEILPHRNDMVECMLGQIQHMERNINKLPKTDLRVWIHKMELNRIKYIICNYLKTRLNKIEKYCISIVNDEKQRIESGTNYLTPSELMYAQEYLVNMENHLKDTVLNLVPSNVRTFELNKMAIYPNMQSHIFLKANDTIHGIILEDLIGDQDEEIDLEEGSQHILQYKPIADLVKNGKVQLV